The following proteins are co-located in the Lepisosteus oculatus isolate fLepOcu1 chromosome 9, fLepOcu1.hap2, whole genome shotgun sequence genome:
- the LOC102682520 gene encoding myosin heavy chain, fast skeletal muscle yields MSTDAEMAVFGPAAIYLRKPEKERIEAQNKPFDAKTACFVVDAKDLYVKGVIQSKEGGKATVKNEAGQTVTVKEDEVFPMNPPKFDKIEDMAMMTHLNEPSVLYNLKERYAAWMIYTYSGLFCATVNPYKWLPVYNAEVVAAYRGKKRMEAPPHIFSVSDNAYQNMLTDRENQSVLITGESGAGKTVNTKRVIQYFATIAAIGDKKKEAPAAGKMQGTLEDQIISANPLLEAFGNAKTVRNDNSSRFGKFIRIHFGTSGKLSSADIETYLLEKSRVTFQLSDERSYHIFYQIMTNHKPELIEMLLITTNPYDFPMISQGQITVASIDDKEELVATDTAIDVLGFTPEEKAGIYKLTGAVMHYGNMKFKQKQREEQAEPDGTEVADKVAYLLGLNSADLLKALCYPRVKVGNEFVTKGQTVPQVNNSVGALAKSVYEKMFLWMVIRINQMLDTKQPRQFFIGVLDIAGFEIFDFNSLEQLCINFTNEKLQQFFNHHMFVLEQEEYKKEGIDWEFIDFGMDLAACIELIEKPMGIFSILEEECMFPKASDTSFKNKLYDQHLGKTNCFQKPKPAKGKAEAHFSLVHYAGTVDYNVSGWLDKNKDPLNESVVQLYQKSSVKLLALLYASFSSAEESGGKKGGKKKGGSFQTVSALFRENLGKLMTNLRSTHPHFVRCLIPNESKTPGLMENFLVIHQLRCNGVLEGIRICRKGFPSRILYGDFKQRYKVLNASAIPEGQFIDSKKACEKLLGSIDIDHTQYKFGHTKVFFKAGLLGTLEEMRDEKLATLITCTQALCRGYLMRKEFVKMMERRESIYSIQYNIRSFMNVKHWPWMKLYFKIKPLLKSAEAEKEMANMKEEFAKCKEDLAKAEAKKKELEEKMVSLMQEKNDLQLQVQSESESLSDAEERCEGLIKNKIQLEAKVKEISERLEDEEEMNAELTAKKRKLEDECSELKKDIDDLELTLAKVEKEKHATENKVKNLTEEMASQDESVAKLTKEKKALQEAHQQTLDDLQAEEDKVNTLSKAKTKLEQQVDDLEGSLEQEKKLRMDLERAKRKLEGDLKLSQETVMDLENDKQQSEEKIKKKDFEISQFLSKIEDEQALGAQLQKKIKELQARIEELEEEIEAERAARAKVEKQRSDLSRELEEISERLEEAGGATSAQIEMNKKREAEFQKLRRDLEEATLQHEATAAALRKKQADSVAELGEQIDNLQRVKQKLEKEKSEYKMEIDDLSSNMESVAKAKANLEKMCRTLEDQLSELKSKTDENLRQINDLSAQKARLQTENGEFGRQLEEKESLISQLTRGKQAFTQQIEELKRQLEEEIKAKNALAHGLQSARHDCDLLREQFEEEQEAKAELQRSMSKANSEVAQWRTKYETDAIQRTEELEEAKKKLAQRLQDAEEQIEAVNSKCGSLEKTKQRLQGEVEDLMIDVERANAQAANLDKKQRNFDKVLAEWKQKFEEGQAELEAAQKEARSLSTEVFKMKNSYEEALDHLETLKRENKNLQQEISDLTEQIGESGKSIHELEKAKKQVETEKTEIQTALEEAEASLEHEESKILRVQLELSQIKSEVDRKIAEKDEEIDQLKRNNQRIVDTMQSTLDSEVRSRNDALRIKKKMEGDLNEMEIQLSHANRQAAEAQKQLRNVQGQLKDAQLHLDDAIRGHEDMKEQVAIVERRSNLMQAELEEMRAALEQTERGRKVAEQELVDASERVQLLHSQNTSLINTKKKLESDIAQLQSEVDDTIQEARNAEEKAKKAITDAAMMAEELKKEQDTSAHLERMKKNLEVTVKDLQHRLDEAEQLAMKGGKKQLQKLETRVRDLENELEAEQRRGVEAIKGVRKYERRVKELTYQAEEDKKNVNRLQDLVDKLQLKVKAYKRQAEEAEEQANSHLAKFRKVQHELEESEERADIAESQVNKLRAKSRDMGSKGKDSEE; encoded by the exons ATGAGTACCGACGCGGAGATGGCTGTATTTGGCCCAGCCGCCATTTACCTAAGAAAGCCTGAGAAGGAGAGAATTGAGGCCCAAAACAAACCTTTTGATGCCAAAACCGCTTGCTTCGTTGTCGATGCCAAGGACCTGTACGTCAAAGGTGTTATCCAGAGCAAGGAAGGGGGCAAAGCCACCGTCAAAAATGAGGCTGGGCAA acTGTAACAGTGAAGGAAGATGAAGTGTTCCCCATGAATCCTCCCAAGTTCGATAAAATTGAGGACATGGCGATGATGACCCACCTGAACGAGCCCTCTGTGCTGTATAACCTCAAAGAGCGTTACGCAGCCTGGATGATTTAC acctacTCTGGGCTGTTTTGTGCGACTGTGAACCCCTACAAGTGGCTCCCAGTGTACAATGCAGAGGTTGTGGCAGCCTACAGAGGCAAAAAGCGTATGGAGGCTCCGCCACACATCTTCTCTGTCTCTGATAACGCCTATCAGAACATGCTCACTG ATCGTGAGAACCAGTCTGTTCTGATTAC TGGAGAATCCGGTGCTGGAAAGACTGTGAACACGAAACGTGTCATCCAGTACTTTGCTACAATTGCAGCAATTGGGGACAAGAAGAAAGAGGCTCCAGCCGCTGGCAAAATGCAG GGAACCCTGGAAGATCAAATCATTTCAGCCAACCCTCTGCTGGAGGCTTTTGGAAATGCCAAGACAGTGAGGAATGACAACTCCTCTCGCTTT GGTAAATTCATCAGAATTCACTTTGGAACTTCAGGAAAACTGTCTTCCGCTGATATTGAGACTT ATTTGCTGGAGAAGTCCAGAGTAACATTCCAGTTGTCAGATGAAAGGAGCTACCATATCTTTTACCAGATCATGACCAACCACAAACCAGAGCTTATTG AAATGCTCCTTATCACCACCAACCCCTACGACTTCCCCATGATCAGCCAGGGTCAGATCACTGTGGCCAGCATTGATGACAAGGAGGAGCTGGTTGCCACAGAT ACAGCCATTGATGTCCTGGGCTTCACTCCTGAGGAGAAAGCTGGCATCTACAAGCTGACTGGTGCTGTGATGCACTATGGTAACATGAAGTTCAAGCAGAAGCAACGTGAGGAGCAGGCTGAGCCTGATGGCACTGAgg TGGCTGACAAGGTGGCTTACCTTTTGGGCTTGAACTCAGCTGACCTGCTCAAAGCCCTCTGCTATCCCAGAGTGAAAGTCGGGAATGAATTTGTCACCAAGGGGCAGACTGTTCCACAG GTCAACAATTCAGTTGGTGCTCTGGCTAAGTCTGTGTATGAGAAGATGTTCTTGTGGATGGTTATCCGCATTAACCAGATGTTGGACACTAAGCAGCCAAGACAGTTCTTCATTGGTGTCCTGGATATTGCAGGATTTGAGATCTTTGAC TTTAACAGCTTGGAACAGCTGTGCATCAACTTCACCAATGAGAAGCTGCAACAGTTCTTCAACCACCACATGTTTGTACTGGAACAAGAAGAGTACAAGAAAGAGGGAATTGACTGGGAGTTCATTGACTTCGGCATGGACTTGGCTGCCTGCATTGAGCTCATTGAGAAG CCAATGGGCATCTTCTCCATCCTTGAAGAGGAGTGCATGTTCCCCAAGGCCTCAGACACCTCCTTCAAGAACAAGCTCTACGACCAGCATCTTGGCAAGACCAACTGCTTCCAGAAGCCCAAGCCTGCCAAAGGCAAGGCTGAGGCCCACTTCTCCCTGGTGCACTACGCAGGCACAGTGGACTACAACGTCAGTGGCTGGCTGGACAAGAACAAGGACCCCCTGAATGAGTCTGTTGTGCAGCTGTACCAGAAATCCTCCGTCAAACTGCTGGCTTTGCTCTATGCCAGCTTTTCCTCTGCAGAAG AGTCTGGTGGAAAGAAGGGAGGCAAGAAGAAGGGTGGTTCTTTCCAGACAGTGTCTGCTCTCTTCAGG GAGAACTTGGGCAAGCTGATGACCAACTTAAGAAGCACCCATCCTCACTTTGTGCGTTGCCTGATTCCAAATGAATCTAAGACACCAG GTCTTATGGAGAACTTCCTGGTTATCCACCAGCTGAGGTGTAACGGTGTGCTGGAAGGTATCAGAATTTGCAGAAAGGGATTCCCAAGCAGAATCCTGTATGGAGACTTCAAGCAAAG ataCAAAGTATTGAATGCCAGTGCAATCCCAGAGGGGCAATTCATTGACAGCAAGAAAGCCTGTGAAAAGCTCTTAGGATCAATTGACATCGACCATACCCAATATAAATTTGGGCATACCAAG gtattcttcaaagcCGGTCTGCTGGGTACCCTTGAGGAGATGAGAGATGAAAAACTGGCTACCCTCATCACTTGTACTCAGGCTCTCTGCCGTGGCTACCTCATGAGAAAAGAATTTGTGAAGATGATGGAAAGGAG AGAGTCCATTTACAGCATCCAATACAACATCCGCTCATTCATGAATGTGAAACACTGGCCATGGATGAAGCTGTACTTCAAGATCAAGCCTCTTCTGAAGAGTGCAGAGGCTGAGAAGGAGATGGCCAACATGAAGGAAGAGTTTGCCAAGTGCAAGGAAGACCTGGCAAAGGCAGAAGCCAAGAAAAAGGAGCTTGAGGAGAAAATGGTTTCTCTGATGCAGGAGAAGAATGACCTGCAGTTACAAGTGCAGTCT GAATCTGAAAGTCTCTCTGATgctgaagaaaggtgtgaaggactcatcaaaaataaaatacaacttgAGGCCAAAGTGAAAGAGATATCGGAGAGACTGGAGGATGAAGAGGAAATGAATGCTGAACTGACAGCCAAgaagaggaaactggaggatGAGTGCTCTGAGCTCAAGAAAGACATTGATGACTTAGAACTAACCTTGGCCAAAGTGGAGAAGGAGAAACATGCCACAGAAAATAAG GTTAAAAACCTGACAGAAGAGATGGCCAGTCAGGATGAAAGCGTTGCTAAGCTAACCAAGGAGAAGAAAGCTCTCCAAGAGGCTCATCAACAGACCCTTGATGATCTGCAAGCAGAGGAAGACAAAGTCAACACTCTGTCTAAAGCCAAGACAAAGCTTGAACAGCAAGTGGATGAT CTTGAAGGTTCCCtggaacaagaaaagaaactccgGATGGACCTGGAGAGAGCCAAGAGGAAGCTGGAGGGTGATCTGAAACTCTCTCAAGAAACTGTCATGGATCTGGAGAATGACAAGCAGCAATCAGAGGAGAAGATCAAGAA GAAGGACTTTGAAATAAGCCAGTTCCTCAGCAAGATTGAGGATGAACAAGCTCTGGGTGCCCAACTGCAGAAGAAGATTAAGGAGCTCCAG GCTCGTATTGAAGAGCTTGAAGAGGAAATTGAGGCTGAACGTGCTGCTCGGGCCAAGGTTGAGAAGCAGAGGTCTGATCTCTCCAGGGAACTTGAGGAGATCAGTGAAAGACTTGAAGAAGCTGGAGGAGCAACTTCTGCCCAGATTGAGATGAACAAGAAACGTGAAGCTGAGTTCCAGAAGCTCCGCCGTGACCTTGAAGAGGCCACTCTGCAGCATGAAGCCACAGCGGCAGCTCTCCGCAAGAAGCAGGCTGACAGTGTGGCAGAATTAGGGGAGCAGATAGACAACCTGCAGAGAGTCAAACAGaagctggagaaggagaagagCGAGTACAAAATGGAAATTGATGACCTCTCCAGCAACATGGAGTCTGTTGCTAAGGCTAAG GCTAATCTGGAGAAGATGTGCCGTACTCTTGAGGACCAACTCAGTGAATTGAAGAGCAAGACTGATGAGAACCTGCGCCAAATTAATGACCTCTCTGCTCAGAAGGCACGTCTGCAGACTGAGAATG GTGAATTTGGTCGCCAGCTGGAAGAGAAAGAGTCTTTGATCTCCCAGCTCACAAGAGGCAAGCAGGCTTTCACTCAGCAAATCGAAGAGCTGAAGAGGCAGTTGGAGGAAGAAATTAAA GCCAAGAACGCCCTGGCTCATGGTCTCCAGTCCGCCCGCCATGACTGCGACCTGCTCCGGGAGCAATttgaggaggagcaggaggccaAGGCTGAGCTGCAGCGCTCAATGTCCAAGGCCAACAGTGAAGTGGCTCAGTGGAGGACAAAATACGAGACTGATGCCATCCAGCGCACTGAGGAGCTTGAGGAGGCCAA GAAAAAGCTTGCCCAGCGGCTCCAAGATGCTGAGGAACAAATTGAGGCTGTGAACTCCAAGTGTGGCTCTCTGGAAAAGACCAAGCAGAGACTTCAGGGTGAAGTGGAGGACCTCATGATTGATGTGGAGAGAGCAAATGCTCAGGCTGCTAACCTTGACAAGAAGCAGAGAAACTTTGACAAG GTACTGGCAGAATGGAAGCAGAAGTTTGAGGAAGGCCAGGCTGAGCTGGAAGCTGCACAGAAAGAGGCTCGCTCTCTCAGCACTGAGGTCTTCAAGATGAAGAACTCCTATGAAGAGGCTCTGGACCATCTTGAGACCCTCAAACGAGAAAACAAGAACTTGCAGC AGGAGATCTCAGACCTCACTGAACAGATTGGTGAGAGTGGGAAGAGCATTCATGAGCTGGAGAAGGCAAAGAAACAGGTGGAGACAGAGAAGACTGAAATTCAAACTGCACTGGAGGAAGCAGAG GCCTCCCTGGAACATGAGGAGTCCAAGATCCTTCGTGTCCAGTTGGAACTGAGCCAAATTAAGTCTGAAGTGGACAGAAAGATTGCTGAGAAGGACGAGGAAATTGATCAACTAAAGAGAAATAACCAGAGAATTGTGGACACCATGCAGAGCACTCTTGATTCAGAGGTTAGGAGCAGAAATGATGCCTTGAGAATTAAGAAGAAGATGGAGGGAGATCTCAATGAGATGGAAATTCAGCTGAGCCACGCCAACCGCCAGGCTGCTGAAGCCCAGAAACAACTGAGGAATGTCCAAGGACAACTCAAG GATGCCCAGCtgcacctggatgatgccatTAGAGGACACGAGGACATGAAGGAACAGGTTGCCATTGTAGAACGCAGGAGCAACCTGATGCAGGCTGAGCTGGAGGAAATGAGGGCTGCCCTGGAACAGACTGAGAGAGGCCGCAAAGTGGCAGAGCAGGAACTGGTTGATGCCAGTGAGCGTGTCCAACTCCTGCACTCCCAG AACACCAGCTTGATCAACACCAAGAAGAAGCTGGAGAGTGATATCGCTCAGCTGCAAAGTGAAGTTGATGACACCATCCAGGAAGCGAGAAATGCTGAAGAGAAGGCCAAGAAAGCTATCACCGAT GCTGCTATGATGGCAGAGGAGCTGAAGAAGGAGCAGGACACCAGCGCTCACCTGGAGAGAATGAAGAAGAACCTGGAGGTCACAGTGAAGGACCTGCAGCACCGTCTGGATGAGGCTGAGCAGCTAGCAATGAAGGGTGGGAAGAAACAGCTCCAGAAGTTGGAAACCAGG GTCCGCGATCTGGAGAATGAGCTGGAGGCAGAACAAAGACGTGGAGTCGAAGCCATTAAAGGTGTCCGCAAATATGAGAGACGAGTAAAGGAGCTCACTTACCAG GCTGAGGAGGACAAGAAGAATGTGAACAGACTCCAGGATCTGGTGGACAAACTTCAACTGAAAGTGAAGGCTTACAAGAGGCAGGCTGAGGAAGCT GAGGAACAGGCTAATTCTCACCTTGCCAAGTTCAGGAAGGTGCAGCATGAACTGGAAGAATCTGAGGAGCGTGCTGACATCGCTGAATCTCAGGTCAACAAGCTGAGAGCCAAGAGCCGTGATATGGGCtctaag GGCAAAGATTCCGAGGAGTAG